From the genome of Pelosinus fermentans DSM 17108:
TTATTTTTTATTGTTATCTATAAGAAACGAATTAACTCTATGCTTACAATGTTCGAAATATAATTATGACAATGAATATCATTATCATAATTGAATAAGCCCCAATTTGTCAATCAATCTCCCTTAAGAATACTGGGTTCAATGTTCATTTTTTAATATAAAATAGTATTCTCAATTAAAAACCACTGGAAAAAACACATGCTAACTTTGAAATATCTCCATTTACTTCAACTTTTTTACTTGGTATGATGGTAAATACATTGATTAATTTTCGATATTATGAAAGCATATCGCAGAAAGAAGGTTTGTTATTGAAAAAAATTGCTATCTATGGGAAAGGCGGTATTGGGAAATCCACGACAGTGTCCAATGTAGCAGCGGCTATGGCCTGTATGGGGCTCCGTGTGATGCAAATCGGCTGCGACCCTAAGGCTGACTCTACCCGCAACTTAACAGGTGGACAGTCCATTCCAACAGTGCTGGATGTTTTGCGACAAAAAGGTGACGCCATGTTGAGCGATTTCTTAGTAGAAGGAGCTTGCGGCGTTTTTTGTGTGGAAGCCGGTGGACCAGTTCCGGGGGTAGGCTGCGCGGGGCGCGGTATTATCACTGCCTTTGAAAAACTAGCGGAATTAAACGCATTTGAACACTATAAGCCAGATATTGTACTTTATGATGTACTAGGAGATGTTGTTTGCGGTGGTTTCGCCATGCCGATCCGCGGGGGCTATGCCGATGAAGTCTGCATCGTCACCTCCGGAGAAATGATGTCGCTGTATGCTGCTGCCAATATCACTCAAGCGGTCAAAAGCTTTGGAAAACGTGGATATGCCACACTCCGCGGGCTAATCCTCAATGCTAAAAACATTGACAACGAAGAATCTTTAGTCGCACAGGCTGCAAGTGAAATGGATACGCAAATTCTGTATCATCTCCCACGCGACCCACTGGTCCAGCAGGCAGAAGCACAGGGTAAAACTGTGACGGAGGCTTTTTCATCTAGCCCTATGGCCGTGCATTATCAAACCCTAGCGGCTCTTTTATTGGAGGATTAGCTAATTAATTTCAGTCCGATTTGAAAGGAGCAAGAATTGTGCCCGTTTTACATGACAACAGGTTGACCCACCTAAAAAAATTATCTACCGTCCAGTCAAATAAGGGCGTTCATTTTCTAACCCCCGCTGCTTTTCCGGGCAGCCACTGTCCAATGAACGCTGCAGCTCGTTTAGCTGGCTCAATACAAGGGCTGTCCTCCCTAGTAATAGGCACACAAGAATGTGCCTATTACAGTCGATTGGTTCTTCGAGACTCCTATGGCAAAGCTGGCGAGCTGCATTGGATGTATGTTCTCGATGCCAATGAAGTGGTATTCGGCTGCCGAGAAGGTCTGAGCCAGGC
Proteins encoded in this window:
- a CDS encoding AAA family ATPase; the protein is MKKIAIYGKGGIGKSTTVSNVAAAMACMGLRVMQIGCDPKADSTRNLTGGQSIPTVLDVLRQKGDAMLSDFLVEGACGVFCVEAGGPVPGVGCAGRGIITAFEKLAELNAFEHYKPDIVLYDVLGDVVCGGFAMPIRGGYADEVCIVTSGEMMSLYAAANITQAVKSFGKRGYATLRGLILNAKNIDNEESLVAQAASEMDTQILYHLPRDPLVQQAEAQGKTVTEAFSSSPMAVHYQTLAALLLED